One window from the genome of Thermococcus siculi encodes:
- a CDS encoding NTPase, with translation MVLRIFVTGPAGVGKTTLVERVAKEADRWSYIVGGMITQEVRRGGRRVGFRITSLDTGEEGTLASIRGTSHLPGVPFGKYVVHVDEIERVAVPAIRRALIEADLIVIDEIGPMEYKSDEFARAVGEVLKSEKPLLAVVHRKFADRFRPLGELHALSFENRNAEFGIILDRIMKELKGVRD, from the coding sequence ATGGTGCTGAGAATATTCGTGACCGGCCCGGCCGGCGTTGGAAAGACGACCCTCGTGGAGAGGGTTGCGAAGGAAGCGGACCGCTGGAGCTACATCGTCGGCGGAATGATAACCCAGGAAGTGCGCAGGGGTGGAAGGCGCGTCGGGTTCAGGATTACCTCCCTCGACACGGGGGAAGAAGGAACGCTGGCGAGTATAAGGGGAACTTCCCACCTGCCGGGGGTTCCGTTCGGGAAGTACGTCGTGCATGTCGACGAGATTGAGCGCGTCGCCGTCCCTGCCATAAGGAGGGCCTTAATCGAGGCCGACCTGATAGTCATCGACGAGATCGGCCCGATGGAGTACAAGAGCGACGAGTTTGCCAGGGCGGTCGGAGAAGTTCTGAAGTCTGAGAAGCCCCTATTGGCCGTCGTCCACAGAAAGTTCGCCGACAGGTTCAGGCCGCTCGGGGAGCTTCACGCGCTGAGCTTTGAGAACAGGAACGCGGAATTCGGAATAATCCTGGACAGAATTATGAAAGAGCTGAAAGGTGTCAGAGATTGA
- a CDS encoding DUF134 domain-containing protein, with amino-acid sequence MPMGMGLGRGRGRGRRRKMRMIGFIPEVRHFYPALPPVGQPKPPIFMTYEEFEALRLVDYEGLTQEEAGKRMGVSRGTVWRALSSARKKVAQMIVEGRELIILPQGNEVPKGIAEERE; translated from the coding sequence ATGCCGATGGGAATGGGACTGGGAAGAGGTCGCGGAAGGGGCAGACGAAGAAAGATGAGGATGATAGGTTTCATCCCCGAGGTTAGGCATTTCTATCCAGCACTGCCGCCAGTTGGCCAGCCGAAACCGCCGATCTTCATGACGTATGAGGAGTTTGAAGCCCTTAGACTCGTCGATTATGAGGGACTAACCCAGGAAGAGGCAGGAAAAAGAATGGGCGTCTCACGCGGCACGGTGTGGCGGGCCCTTAGCTCCGCCAGGAAGAAAGTGGCCCAGATGATAGTTGAGGGGAGGGAGCTTATCATACTCCCGCAGGGCAACGAGGTTCCCAAAGGGATAGCTGAAGAAAGAGAATGA
- a CDS encoding ArsR/SmtB family transcription factor, giving the protein MDYEAIDIHDEKAKELAQILVNDKAIAILHLIEDRALSISEISRELNLPISTVSYHIDKMLHVGLVEVAGKKYGKRLQEVKLYRASNRPILLVPRKSAARVKKKAIMSFEKLHVISLGLAGIVAAGVYAISRNALAPMGGGESQNIASSSAGNLTILSTPERVFVPMATNTSTAAQSTTEAMHSAIFNHALWSHSTAVSAGLAIAAFILTFLLVSYILRRRA; this is encoded by the coding sequence TTGGACTATGAGGCGATAGACATACACGACGAAAAAGCGAAGGAGCTTGCTCAGATTCTGGTGAACGATAAAGCGATAGCCATTCTGCACCTGATCGAGGATCGCGCGCTGTCAATAAGCGAAATCTCCAGGGAGCTGAACCTGCCGATTTCTACCGTCTCGTACCACATAGACAAGATGCTCCACGTGGGCCTCGTGGAGGTCGCCGGCAAGAAGTACGGGAAGAGACTCCAGGAGGTCAAGCTCTACAGGGCCTCGAACAGACCCATCCTCCTCGTTCCGAGGAAGAGCGCCGCCAGGGTGAAAAAGAAGGCGATAATGAGCTTTGAAAAGCTGCACGTCATAAGCCTCGGCCTCGCAGGTATCGTGGCTGCCGGAGTTTACGCCATCTCACGGAACGCCCTGGCACCAATGGGGGGCGGGGAGTCTCAAAACATAGCGTCCTCCTCCGCGGGGAACCTCACGATACTGTCCACCCCCGAGAGGGTTTTCGTTCCAATGGCCACCAACACGAGCACGGCTGCTCAATCAACCACCGAGGCAATGCACTCAGCGATTTTCAATCATGCCCTCTGGAGTCACTCAACCGCCGTATCAGCAGGCCTGGCCATTGCGGCGTTCATCTTAACGTTTCTCCTCGTCTCGTACATTCTGAGGCGCAGGGCCTGA
- a CDS encoding CBS domain-containing protein, translating into MAPRIAVGQVVKRKAVIVKPDDTVHRVAKILSKNKVGSAVVVREDEIVGIITDRDILDKVVAKGRDPKTVKVEEVMTENPITIEDDYEVQDAIDRMMDKGVRRLLVTRLGRPIGFVTAADLLAALNAYNSESEEETSEETEVYGICELCGQYGPLYKVYIEGGEKWICESCKDSLNL; encoded by the coding sequence ATGGCACCGAGAATAGCCGTGGGACAAGTGGTTAAAAGAAAGGCAGTAATCGTCAAGCCGGACGATACCGTCCACAGAGTGGCTAAAATCCTCTCAAAGAACAAGGTTGGGAGCGCCGTCGTCGTTAGGGAGGACGAGATCGTTGGAATCATAACCGACAGGGACATCCTCGACAAGGTCGTCGCCAAGGGGAGGGATCCGAAGACCGTCAAGGTAGAAGAGGTTATGACTGAGAACCCGATAACCATCGAGGACGACTACGAGGTTCAGGACGCGATCGACAGGATGATGGACAAGGGCGTCAGGAGGCTCTTGGTTACCCGGCTTGGAAGGCCCATCGGTTTCGTCACGGCCGCTGATCTCTTAGCCGCGCTCAACGCATACAACAGCGAGAGCGAAGAGGAAACGAGCGAAGAAACAGAAGTCTACGGAATCTGCGAGCTCTGCGGACAGTACGGGCCGCTCTACAAGGTCTACATTGAGGGCGGCGAGAAGTGGATATGCGAGAGCTGCAAGGACAGCCTCAATCTCTGA
- a CDS encoding antibiotic biosynthesis monooxygenase, with amino-acid sequence MAIMRLWHGRVPREKGDAYRRFLIERAVPDYSSVDGLLKLYFTRRDEENETHFLLVTIWDSWESIGKFAGENPELAKYYPEDDEFLLEKEKYVQHYEIFYEK; translated from the coding sequence ATGGCAATTATGAGGCTCTGGCACGGGCGCGTGCCGAGGGAGAAAGGAGATGCTTACAGGAGATTTTTAATAGAGCGGGCGGTTCCTGACTACAGTTCCGTTGATGGGCTTTTGAAGCTCTACTTCACAAGGCGGGACGAGGAAAATGAGACCCACTTCCTGCTCGTGACTATATGGGACTCGTGGGAGTCCATCGGGAAATTCGCTGGCGAAAACCCGGAGCTGGCCAAGTACTATCCAGAAGATGACGAGTTCCTTCTGGAGAAGGAGAAGTACGTCCAGCACTATGAGATATTCTACGAGAAATGA
- a CDS encoding DUF6345 domain-containing protein, whose product MRKTAAFVVGLLFLGGLAGLGLSDGFPGIVIPPIIIPPAILNSRNVTLIADADTYVSEALPRDNFGEEFYLRVGYDNSEFGGLWYSYVWFNLSEIPQDTNVTAAYMCLYLKNQVPANNDLVSAYDVRVAVPGDSWREERVTWNNRPSIAKNVSSLKIDRGVERYYCWDVSNEVKYWVSTPYIGCPTPTCFSIPTNKGFVVYTDDNLATTAFFDFESRENVHPPELIIYYNSSEVLNVTETTETVVNDTMPPTISISEGEGSLDFKYCYVVITDDLAIKSIRIYDNGELLFSEDDYNGTSDRGDHYSKTFQVDGYGNHVIRVVALDYGGNMAEKTLGIHVGEESPPVVLITFQPEHPAIGDLVAIKVIASSLPQRITRMQVYLNSSPDDLQVLEDTPMLQETFNKTYYIRAERGVRAYTVTAYAYDEEDLLTRESRTALVGRCNDMVLNQNEEGVDCGGVCEDCNPYEYGLVSVGYYEPPCEQHDIGDIYYIVHGFGNNLPGTWVKKFDRSWSTAYERMFRDKDYSRWVNNSTVFGEDNLYVDSVDLVFYGGHGGMSNGSIGGVPSWVYTGAFAVKKDSCGILSWWMRFDEDLDWLILYSCHSLENSDGNNQWLEAWNGTFHGLHMIMGFNGVTWISWTTIEIGEDFADNLKDGDTFAQAWLDAATDWACCNKPAVMAVNPYVLDHDHLPGEGEVVYVPNEKADPSRMVWVGYTDCWGLDSC is encoded by the coding sequence ATGCGGAAAACTGCCGCCTTTGTTGTTGGTCTTTTGTTCCTGGGGGGTCTTGCCGGTCTCGGTTTAAGTGATGGTTTTCCAGGGATCGTCATTCCCCCAATCATCATTCCCCCGGCTATCCTCAACTCCAGGAACGTTACCCTCATAGCGGACGCCGACACCTACGTCTCCGAGGCGCTTCCCCGGGACAACTTCGGGGAGGAGTTCTACCTTCGTGTGGGGTACGACAACTCTGAGTTCGGGGGCCTGTGGTATTCCTACGTTTGGTTCAACCTGAGCGAAATCCCGCAGGACACGAACGTAACCGCTGCATACATGTGCCTCTATCTCAAAAACCAGGTGCCTGCCAACAATGATCTTGTGAGCGCCTACGATGTGAGGGTTGCGGTGCCCGGCGATTCATGGAGGGAAGAGCGCGTCACATGGAACAACCGCCCATCCATAGCAAAGAACGTCTCCTCCCTGAAGATTGACCGCGGGGTGGAGAGGTACTACTGCTGGGACGTGAGTAATGAGGTAAAGTACTGGGTCTCGACGCCCTACATCGGCTGCCCGACTCCAACCTGCTTCAGCATACCCACGAACAAGGGTTTTGTGGTATATACGGACGACAACCTCGCCACCACTGCCTTCTTCGATTTTGAGAGCAGGGAGAACGTCCATCCGCCCGAGCTGATCATCTACTACAACTCCTCCGAGGTTCTTAACGTAACGGAGACCACTGAAACCGTGGTTAACGACACAATGCCGCCCACCATATCGATATCAGAGGGGGAGGGAAGTCTGGACTTCAAGTACTGCTACGTCGTTATCACGGATGATCTCGCAATAAAGAGCATAAGGATTTACGACAACGGGGAGCTGCTCTTCTCCGAGGACGATTACAACGGTACAAGCGACCGTGGAGACCACTACTCCAAAACTTTTCAGGTTGATGGTTACGGGAATCACGTCATCCGGGTCGTGGCCCTCGACTACGGTGGAAACATGGCTGAAAAAACCCTCGGCATACATGTAGGGGAGGAAAGTCCCCCAGTGGTTCTGATAACGTTCCAGCCGGAGCATCCGGCCATAGGTGATCTCGTGGCCATAAAGGTAATCGCCAGCTCTCTCCCCCAGAGGATAACCCGGATGCAGGTCTATCTGAACTCCAGCCCAGATGACCTGCAGGTTCTCGAGGACACCCCCATGCTCCAGGAGACCTTTAACAAGACCTACTACATAAGGGCAGAGCGGGGCGTGAGGGCGTACACCGTTACCGCCTACGCCTACGACGAGGAGGATCTTCTCACGAGGGAGAGCAGAACAGCTCTTGTAGGCAGGTGCAACGACATGGTACTCAACCAGAACGAGGAGGGGGTGGACTGCGGTGGCGTCTGCGAGGACTGCAACCCCTATGAATACGGCCTCGTCTCCGTGGGCTACTACGAGCCGCCATGTGAGCAGCACGACATTGGGGACATATACTACATTGTCCACGGCTTTGGGAACAACCTTCCGGGAACGTGGGTGAAGAAATTTGACCGCTCATGGAGCACCGCCTACGAGCGCATGTTCAGGGATAAGGACTATAGTAGGTGGGTGAACAACAGCACAGTTTTTGGGGAGGACAATCTCTACGTGGACAGCGTTGACCTGGTCTTCTACGGGGGACATGGTGGCATGTCAAATGGGAGCATAGGTGGGGTCCCCTCCTGGGTGTACACGGGAGCTTTTGCGGTGAAGAAGGACTCATGTGGCATATTAAGCTGGTGGATGCGCTTTGACGAAGACCTGGACTGGTTGATACTCTACTCCTGCCACTCCCTTGAGAACAGCGACGGAAATAATCAGTGGCTGGAGGCATGGAACGGGACCTTCCACGGCCTTCACATGATAATGGGCTTCAATGGAGTAACGTGGATTAGCTGGACAACCATCGAAATCGGCGAGGACTTTGCCGATAACCTCAAGGACGGTGATACTTTCGCGCAGGCGTGGCTCGATGCGGCAACGGACTGGGCATGCTGCAACAAACCCGCAGTAATGGCGGTGAACCCCTACGTTCTTGACCACGACCATCTGCCCGGGGAGGGCGAGGTCGTTTACGTGCCGAACGAAAAGGCAGACCCCTCCAGAATGGTGTGGGTTGGCTACACCGACTGCTGGGGGCTTGACAGTTGTTGA
- the purB gene encoding adenylosuccinate lyase, translating to MAVHPIDYRYGSEEMRLIWDEENKLQRLLDVEAALARAHAKVGNIPEESARVISERANTKWVKLERVKEIEAEIHHDIMAVVKALSEVCGEHGKYVHLGATSNDIIDTANALLIKESLAIVERDLKKLRSVLKRLAREHKYTVCIGRTHGQHAVPTTYGMKFAIWLDEVQRHIDRLNQLRERVLVGQMSGAVGTMASFGEKGLEIQRLAIEDLGLKPALISSQIIQRDVYAELMMFLALVASTLDKIALEIRNLQRTEILEVSESFGKKQVGSSTMPHKRNPIRSEKVSGLARVLYSNVIPALLNNPLWHERDLTNSSVERVILPESFVLLDEMLKSTIKVLEGLEFFPENIERNLYMTKNLIMAEPLMLKLTERGMGRQEAHELVRKLAMKAFSEGRDLLEVVREDETVGEFLSEEDLESLKPENYIGLAPQIVNNVIARIEEKERKEEL from the coding sequence ATGGCCGTTCATCCAATCGATTACCGCTACGGGAGCGAGGAGATGAGGCTCATATGGGATGAGGAGAACAAGCTCCAGAGGCTCCTCGACGTCGAGGCTGCCCTCGCTAGGGCTCACGCGAAGGTGGGCAACATCCCGGAGGAGAGCGCGAGGGTGATCTCGGAGAGAGCAAATACAAAGTGGGTGAAGCTTGAGAGGGTCAAGGAGATCGAGGCCGAGATACACCACGACATAATGGCCGTTGTGAAGGCTTTAAGCGAGGTCTGCGGCGAGCACGGCAAGTACGTCCACCTCGGGGCGACTTCAAACGACATAATAGACACCGCGAACGCACTCCTCATAAAGGAGAGCCTCGCGATAGTTGAGAGGGATTTGAAGAAACTCCGCTCCGTCCTAAAGCGCCTCGCGAGGGAGCACAAGTACACCGTCTGCATAGGAAGGACGCACGGCCAGCACGCGGTTCCAACGACCTACGGCATGAAGTTCGCGATATGGCTAGACGAGGTGCAGAGACACATAGACAGGCTCAACCAGCTCAGGGAGAGGGTTCTTGTGGGTCAGATGAGCGGGGCCGTCGGAACCATGGCGAGCTTCGGGGAGAAGGGGCTGGAGATACAGAGGCTTGCGATTGAAGACCTCGGACTGAAGCCCGCTTTGATAAGCAGTCAGATAATCCAGAGGGACGTTTATGCCGAGCTGATGATGTTCTTGGCGCTCGTTGCATCCACCCTCGACAAGATCGCCCTGGAAATCAGGAATCTCCAGAGGACTGAGATCCTTGAGGTAAGTGAGTCGTTTGGAAAGAAGCAGGTGGGTTCCTCAACGATGCCCCACAAGAGGAACCCCATAAGGAGCGAGAAGGTGAGCGGTTTGGCCAGGGTTCTCTACTCCAACGTGATTCCCGCTTTGCTGAACAACCCCCTCTGGCACGAGAGGGACCTAACCAATTCCTCGGTCGAACGCGTCATCCTGCCGGAGAGCTTCGTCCTCTTGGATGAGATGCTGAAGAGCACGATAAAAGTTCTGGAAGGCCTTGAGTTCTTCCCGGAGAACATAGAGAGGAACCTCTACATGACGAAGAACCTCATAATGGCAGAACCGCTGATGCTCAAGCTCACCGAGAGGGGTATGGGGAGGCAGGAGGCGCATGAGCTTGTAAGGAAGCTGGCAATGAAGGCCTTCAGCGAGGGCAGGGACTTACTTGAAGTCGTGAGAGAGGATGAAACCGTGGGGGAGTTCCTGAGTGAAGAGGACTTAGAGTCCCTGAAGCCAGAGAACTACATTGGGTTGGCCCCTCAGATAGTGAATAACGTAATCGCGCGGATAGAGGAGAAAGAGCGGAAAGAAGAGCTTTAA
- a CDS encoding chromate resistance protein ChrB domain-containing protein, producing MKWVTREHVHVDRVACPWLIKRFIDPEAEFIFVPRDTDPSTITEGIPFDFKGVELGHHDGKCSFDAFVEKYNITDPAVLKIAEIVREADTHVENPQPLAVALDILARGYRMICKDDYETLEKEFPLYDAMYAYFKKEIEEERA from the coding sequence ATGAAGTGGGTGACGAGAGAGCACGTCCACGTGGACCGCGTGGCGTGCCCATGGCTTATAAAACGCTTTATCGACCCCGAGGCGGAGTTCATCTTTGTGCCCCGCGACACCGATCCCTCGACCATAACCGAGGGAATCCCCTTCGACTTCAAGGGCGTTGAGCTTGGCCATCACGACGGCAAATGCTCTTTTGACGCATTCGTAGAGAAGTACAACATAACTGACCCCGCCGTTTTGAAGATAGCGGAGATCGTCAGGGAGGCTGATACGCACGTGGAGAACCCCCAGCCGCTGGCGGTGGCCTTAGATATTCTCGCACGGGGCTACCGGATGATATGTAAGGACGACTATGAGACCCTCGAGAAGGAGTTCCCGCTCTACGATGCGATGTACGCGTACTTCAAGAAGGAGATCGAGGAGGAGAGGGCTTAG
- the albA gene encoding DNA-binding protein Alba has product MAEEHVVYIGKKPVMNYVLAVITQFNEGAKEVSVKARGRAISRAVDVAEIVRNRFLPEVRVKEIKIGTEELPTADGRTANTSTIEIILEKP; this is encoded by the coding sequence ATGGCTGAGGAGCACGTCGTCTACATCGGAAAGAAGCCGGTTATGAACTACGTCCTCGCTGTGATAACCCAGTTCAACGAGGGCGCCAAGGAGGTCAGCGTTAAGGCTCGCGGTAGGGCTATCAGCAGGGCCGTTGACGTCGCCGAGATCGTCAGGAACAGGTTCCTCCCAGAGGTCAGGGTCAAGGAGATCAAGATCGGCACCGAGGAGCTCCCGACTGCCGACGGCAGGACCGCCAACACCTCGACCATTGAGATCATCCTTGAGAAGCCGTGA
- a CDS encoding PPC domain-containing DNA-binding protein, whose amino-acid sequence MRFSRGRNFLFRVPEGKELLGFINEFAKKNNVLIGTVSAIGSLRNPKIGYFDEEAGGYKVIELTGTYELVSLSGNISIKDGEPFAHIHVALGDSDGSLYGGHLVEGKVFVAEVFIQELLGEILERKPQENGLTLWDAEE is encoded by the coding sequence ATGAGGTTTTCGAGGGGAAGGAATTTCCTGTTTCGTGTTCCCGAAGGGAAAGAGCTTCTGGGGTTCATAAACGAGTTCGCGAAGAAGAACAACGTTCTAATCGGGACGGTTTCCGCCATAGGCAGCCTCAGGAACCCAAAGATTGGCTACTTCGATGAGGAAGCCGGGGGGTACAAGGTTATCGAGCTGACCGGCACTTATGAACTCGTCTCTCTTAGCGGGAACATAAGCATCAAAGACGGAGAACCCTTCGCGCACATCCACGTCGCCCTCGGCGATTCCGATGGTTCGCTCTACGGCGGGCACCTCGTTGAGGGGAAGGTCTTCGTTGCGGAGGTCTTCATCCAGGAGTTACTTGGGGAAATCCTTGAGAGGAAGCCCCAGGAGAACGGGCTGACGCTCTGGGACGCGGAAGAGTAA
- the mtnA gene encoding S-methyl-5-thioribose-1-phosphate isomerase: protein MEMRYRPEELTRLPRSVTYERGRVVMIDQTLLPREFRTIELTTVDEVADAIITMKVRGAPAIGAAAAFGLALYADTTKAKTKDEFMDGFYSAYDRLKNTRPTAVNLFWALNRIKGLVEEHFEDPLDEIKKLIVAEAQKIADEDVEANLRMGHYGAEVLPEGNVLTHCNAGSLATVQLGTVGAVLRVMHRDGTLKLLWVDETRPVLQGARLSAWEYHYDGIPLKLISDNMAGFVMQQGKVDAIIVGADRIVANGDFANKIGTYTLAVLAKEHGIPFFTVAPLSTIDMNLKSGKEIPIEERKPEEVLTCGGCRIAPDVDVYNPAFDVTPHKYLTGIITDQGVVWPPFERNLKKLFKE, encoded by the coding sequence ATGGAGATGAGGTACAGGCCGGAGGAACTAACGAGGCTGCCGAGGAGTGTGACCTACGAGAGGGGAAGGGTTGTCATGATCGACCAGACCCTCCTCCCGAGAGAGTTTAGGACGATAGAGCTGACGACCGTTGATGAGGTTGCCGATGCGATTATTACCATGAAAGTCCGAGGTGCCCCCGCGATAGGCGCCGCTGCAGCCTTCGGTTTGGCACTCTACGCGGACACGACGAAGGCCAAAACCAAGGACGAGTTCATGGATGGGTTTTATTCGGCCTATGACAGGCTCAAGAACACGAGGCCCACAGCCGTTAACCTCTTCTGGGCACTCAACAGGATAAAGGGCCTCGTCGAGGAGCACTTTGAAGATCCCCTCGATGAGATCAAGAAGCTCATAGTGGCCGAGGCACAGAAGATAGCGGATGAAGACGTCGAGGCTAACCTCAGGATGGGGCACTACGGTGCCGAGGTTCTCCCGGAGGGAAACGTTCTAACACACTGCAACGCCGGCAGTTTGGCAACGGTCCAGCTCGGAACGGTCGGTGCAGTATTGAGGGTAATGCACCGCGACGGAACCCTTAAGCTGCTCTGGGTGGACGAGACGAGGCCCGTCCTCCAGGGCGCCAGGTTGAGCGCCTGGGAGTACCACTACGACGGCATTCCGCTTAAGCTCATAAGCGACAACATGGCCGGATTCGTCATGCAGCAGGGCAAGGTGGACGCCATCATCGTCGGGGCGGATAGGATTGTTGCGAACGGAGACTTCGCCAACAAGATAGGAACCTATACCCTAGCGGTTCTCGCGAAGGAGCACGGGATTCCCTTCTTCACGGTCGCACCGCTCTCAACGATAGACATGAACCTGAAGAGCGGGAAGGAGATACCCATAGAGGAGCGCAAGCCGGAGGAAGTTCTCACCTGCGGCGGCTGCAGGATCGCCCCGGACGTCGATGTTTACAATCCAGCGTTCGACGTAACACCCCACAAATACCTGACCGGAATAATCACCGACCAAGGCGTAGTGTGGCCGCCCTTCGAGAGGAATCTGAAAAAATTGTTCAAAGAATGA
- a CDS encoding iron-containing alcohol dehydrogenase has protein sequence MFWLKTKIIEGEGSLRALSKEVKGYERVLILASKSMKRHGFLSEAEDYVREAGAEVFSIAGLPAEPSVETVEELLPKLGEEFQPDLLIALGGGSVIDTTKALKVFYDVPELRFEEIAFIDRFSKPKPVPRLKTPLIAIPSTSGAGSEVSAASVLKKGEVKYNIVTPDIAPDVAILDPRLPRTMPAEVARNSGLDVLVHGIEAYTTKVASPFSDAMALQAIKTVYKWLPLSVRGDEDARAKMHYAATMAGIAFLNARLGLAHAMSHKAAWIGPHGLLNAILIPYVMKFNAERSEYARRRYGEIARELGFQTTKDLIEVVKELNEMLGVPQLSELVDEETFVSRVEEMAEKAYRDGLVAFNPVEPKPEEIRELYLKAFYGE, from the coding sequence ATGTTCTGGCTGAAAACCAAGATCATCGAGGGTGAGGGGAGTTTAAGGGCGCTCTCGAAAGAGGTAAAGGGCTACGAGCGCGTCCTCATCCTTGCATCGAAGTCGATGAAGAGGCACGGCTTCCTGAGCGAGGCAGAGGACTACGTGAGGGAAGCCGGGGCGGAGGTCTTCTCGATAGCCGGCCTGCCGGCCGAACCGAGCGTTGAGACGGTTGAGGAGCTGCTTCCAAAGCTGGGGGAGGAGTTCCAGCCTGACCTCTTAATAGCCCTCGGCGGCGGTAGCGTCATCGACACGACCAAGGCACTAAAGGTCTTCTACGACGTCCCGGAGCTTAGGTTCGAGGAGATCGCCTTCATCGACCGCTTTTCAAAGCCGAAGCCTGTCCCGAGGCTCAAGACCCCACTCATTGCAATTCCCTCGACCAGCGGCGCGGGGAGCGAGGTTTCCGCCGCGAGCGTGCTGAAGAAAGGGGAGGTTAAGTATAACATAGTAACACCGGACATAGCGCCCGACGTTGCCATACTCGACCCGAGGCTCCCGAGGACGATGCCCGCGGAAGTTGCGAGGAACTCCGGTCTGGACGTTCTCGTGCATGGAATAGAGGCGTACACGACGAAAGTCGCTTCTCCCTTCAGCGACGCGATGGCCCTTCAGGCGATAAAGACGGTTTACAAGTGGCTCCCGCTATCTGTAAGGGGTGATGAAGACGCACGGGCGAAGATGCACTACGCGGCAACGATGGCCGGCATAGCCTTCCTGAACGCGCGCCTCGGATTGGCCCATGCGATGAGCCATAAAGCGGCGTGGATCGGCCCGCACGGGCTATTAAACGCCATCCTCATCCCGTACGTGATGAAGTTCAACGCCGAGAGAAGCGAGTACGCGAGGAGGAGATACGGGGAGATAGCGCGGGAGCTGGGCTTCCAGACGACCAAAGACCTCATCGAGGTCGTCAAGGAACTCAACGAGATGCTTGGTGTGCCACAGTTAAGCGAGCTTGTCGACGAGGAAACCTTCGTCTCAAGGGTCGAGGAGATGGCGGAGAAGGCCTATCGCGATGGACTTGTTGCCTTTAATCCCGTAGAGCCGAAACCAGAGGAGATAAGGGAGCTGTACCTGAAGGCGTTCTACGGGGAGTGA
- a CDS encoding 6-pyruvoyl trahydropterin synthase family protein, giving the protein MAFRISERKIGWHKDFDSSHFLALPYESKCLRIHGHTYNVDVEIWGELNESGMIFDFNHLSRLIKLLDHRILVSEEWIAERKEGALVIEKNGKRLELPEDEAVILDKPNVTAEYIAEWFAERIAEKAGDNVRKIRVKIWEDPRSYAEVTLER; this is encoded by the coding sequence ATGGCGTTTAGAATTTCCGAGAGAAAGATAGGCTGGCACAAGGACTTCGACAGCTCCCACTTCCTGGCTTTACCTTACGAGAGCAAGTGCCTCCGCATACACGGGCACACCTACAACGTTGACGTCGAGATATGGGGTGAGCTCAACGAGAGCGGGATGATCTTCGACTTCAACCACCTCAGCAGGCTCATAAAGCTCCTCGACCACAGGATTCTCGTGAGCGAGGAGTGGATCGCCGAGAGGAAGGAAGGTGCTCTCGTTATCGAGAAAAACGGGAAGAGACTTGAACTCCCCGAGGACGAGGCCGTCATTCTGGACAAGCCCAACGTCACTGCGGAATACATAGCGGAGTGGTTCGCCGAGAGGATAGCCGAAAAGGCGGGAGACAATGTGAGAAAAATTAGGGTAAAGATATGGGAGGATCCGAGGAGCTACGCGGAGGTAACACTGGAGAGGTAG